A stretch of the Prochlorococcus marinus str. MIT 0918 genome encodes the following:
- the ctpZ gene encoding carboxyl-terminal processing protease CtpZ — protein MLPNVKTCSKIFRQFLIVIISFGLLFSIFSEPVLALNDGQQLVLETWNIVNEGFLNPQKFDEVQWKRLRQQALEKPITTSDEAYSAIETMLQPLGDPYTRLLRPNDFQSMKGSNIGSEINGVGLQLGARNEDGEIIVISPLEGSPAFDAEIVSGSILLKVDGESPKRLGLEATASKLRGETGSKVLIEIQTPQQEEKEIVLERRSVDLRPVRTRRIRNENHTLGYLRITQFSEAVPEQVKEALQELSEKEVEGIVLDLRNNSGGLVSSGLAVANAFLSEQPIVETKNRNQINDPIPSNKETLYDGPLVTLVNGGTASASEILAGALQDNKRSLLLGHKTFGKGLIQTLTNLSDGSGLAVTVASYLTPSGRDIQNLGIEPDRYLEIPEPLNPGGTEDRWLQDAELFMEANLDLQSIEENQTEKSENTEPIDSELSDL, from the coding sequence ATGCTTCCAAATGTAAAAACCTGTTCAAAAATTTTTCGGCAGTTTTTGATTGTCATAATCAGTTTTGGGTTGCTCTTCTCAATATTCTCAGAGCCTGTGCTTGCCCTAAACGATGGGCAGCAACTGGTTTTAGAAACTTGGAATATTGTCAATGAAGGATTTCTTAATCCTCAAAAGTTTGATGAAGTTCAATGGAAACGATTAAGACAACAAGCTCTTGAAAAACCAATTACAACATCTGATGAAGCATATTCTGCAATCGAAACAATGCTTCAGCCTCTAGGAGATCCATATACCAGGCTTTTAAGACCTAATGATTTTCAATCAATGAAAGGAAGCAATATTGGTAGTGAAATTAATGGAGTCGGATTACAACTAGGGGCAAGAAATGAAGACGGTGAAATCATTGTTATATCTCCTTTAGAAGGATCACCTGCATTTGATGCAGAAATAGTTAGTGGATCAATTTTACTTAAAGTAGATGGCGAATCTCCCAAAAGGCTTGGGTTAGAAGCAACAGCATCAAAACTTCGCGGGGAAACAGGCTCAAAAGTTTTAATAGAGATCCAAACACCACAACAAGAAGAAAAGGAAATTGTCCTTGAGAGAAGAAGTGTTGACTTAAGACCAGTTAGAACTCGAAGAATAAGAAATGAAAACCATACGCTTGGATATTTAAGAATCACTCAATTCAGTGAAGCAGTCCCTGAACAAGTGAAAGAAGCTTTGCAAGAACTTTCTGAAAAAGAAGTCGAAGGCATCGTCTTAGATTTACGAAATAATTCAGGAGGGTTAGTCAGCTCTGGTCTTGCAGTAGCTAATGCTTTCTTAAGTGAACAGCCAATTGTAGAAACTAAAAACCGCAATCAAATAAATGATCCTATTCCTTCTAATAAAGAAACTCTTTATGATGGCCCTTTAGTAACTCTAGTAAATGGAGGTACAGCAAGTGCCAGTGAAATACTTGCTGGTGCACTACAAGACAACAAAAGGTCTCTGCTCTTAGGACATAAAACCTTTGGGAAAGGCTTAATCCAAACTCTTACTAACCTTAGTGATGGCAGTGGTCTTGCCGTTACAGTTGCAAGCTATTTAACTCCATCTGGCAGAGACATTCAAAACTTAGGAATTGAACCTGATAGATATCTAGAGATACCGGAACCTCTTAATCCTGGAGGGACAGAAGATAGATGGTTGCAAGATGCTGAGCTTTTTATGGAAGCCAATCTTGATCTGCAAAGCATTGAAGAAAATCAAACAGAGAAATCTGAAAATACCGAGCCAATTGATTCGGAACTATCTGATTTATAA
- the petB gene encoding cytochrome b6: protein MANSSPVYDWFQERLEIQDIADDVTSKYVPPHVNIFYCLGGITLVCFLIQFATGFAMTFYYKPTVTEAYNSVSYLMTDVSFGWLIRSVHRWSASMMVLMLILHVFRVYLTGGFKRPRELTWVTGVVMAVITVAFGVTGYSLPWDQVGYWAVKIVSGVPAAIPVVGDFMVELLRGGESVGQTTLTRFYSLHTFVLPWTLAVFMLMHFLMIRKQGISGPL from the coding sequence ATGGCGAACTCCTCACCTGTCTACGACTGGTTCCAGGAACGACTTGAAATCCAAGACATTGCTGATGATGTCACTTCAAAATACGTACCTCCCCACGTAAACATCTTTTATTGTCTTGGAGGAATCACACTTGTCTGCTTCTTGATTCAATTCGCAACGGGTTTTGCGATGACTTTTTACTATAAGCCAACAGTTACAGAGGCTTATAACTCAGTCAGTTATTTGATGACTGATGTCAGTTTTGGTTGGCTTATTAGATCAGTTCATCGTTGGAGTGCCTCCATGATGGTTCTTATGCTTATTTTGCATGTTTTTAGGGTGTATTTAACAGGAGGGTTTAAAAGGCCAAGAGAACTTACATGGGTAACGGGTGTGGTTATGGCAGTTATTACTGTTGCGTTTGGTGTCACTGGATATTCTCTTCCTTGGGATCAAGTTGGTTATTGGGCTGTGAAGATTGTTTCGGGTGTTCCCGCTGCAATACCAGTTGTTGGAGATTTTATGGTCGAATTACTTCGTGGGGGAGAGAGTGTTGGCCAAACTACTCTCACTCGTTTTTACAGCCTTCATACATTCGTACTCCCATGGACGCTTGCTGTTTTCATGCTTATGCACTTTCTTATGATTAGAAAACAGGGGATCTCAGGACCATTGTGA
- the petD gene encoding cytochrome b6-f complex subunit IV, which produces MTTLKKPDLSDPKLRAKLSKGMGHNYYGEPAWPNDLLYIFPVVILGTIACVVGLAVLDPAFLGDKANPFATPLEILPEWYLYPVFQILRVVPNKLLGIALQTLIPLGLMLIPFIENVNKFSNPFRRPVAMGFFLFGTALTIYLGIGACLPIDKSLTLGLF; this is translated from the coding sequence ATGACCACTCTTAAAAAACCAGATTTATCAGATCCAAAGCTGAGAGCAAAACTTTCCAAAGGTATGGGGCACAATTATTACGGTGAACCAGCTTGGCCAAATGATCTTTTATATATTTTCCCAGTTGTCATTCTTGGAACAATTGCATGTGTAGTAGGTCTTGCTGTTTTGGACCCTGCTTTTTTAGGAGATAAGGCTAATCCTTTCGCAACACCTTTAGAAATTCTTCCTGAGTGGTACCTATATCCTGTGTTCCAAATCCTTAGAGTTGTTCCTAATAAACTTTTGGGAATAGCACTTCAGACTCTTATTCCTCTTGGATTAATGCTTATTCCATTTATTGAAAATGTAAATAAGTTTTCTAATCCTTTTAGGAGACCTGTAGCAATGGGCTTTTTCTTGTTCGGTACTGCTTTGACAATTTATTTAGGCATAGGAGCTTGTTTGCCAATTGATAAATCCTTAACTTTAGGCCTTTTCTAA
- a CDS encoding glycoside hydrolase 100 family protein, whose amino-acid sequence MPERFSQQRQRVRPNSNEEAVIKRAKEHFERSLIRIDGQLAGSVAALEHPANNDALNYGEIFLRDNVPVMIYLLTQKRYDIVKKFLTVCLDLQSTSYQTRGVFPTSFVEENNELIADYGQRSIGRITSADASLWWPILCWLYVRKSKDTTFGISQKVQRGIQLLLDLVLHPTFEGTPVLFVPDCSFMIDRPMDVWGAPLEVEVLLYASLSSCVELMDLSSKNQISRLLDQRLLLTRQWVHDLRQFLLKHYWVTSKTMQVLRRRPTEQYGEDQHQNEFNVQPQIVPSWLQDWLENRGGYLIGNIRTGRPDFRFYSLGNSLACMFGVLTAPQQRALFRLVLHNREHLMAQMPMRICHPPMEIEEWQNKTGSDPKNWPWSYHNGGHWPSILWFFGASILLHEQRYPKADVLLMGQMRSLLEECYWSHLNQLPRQKWAEYFDGPTGTWVGQQSRTYQTWTIVGFLLMHHFLKVSPKDVSMLDLNN is encoded by the coding sequence ATGCCAGAACGATTTAGCCAACAACGCCAAAGAGTGCGTCCTAACTCTAACGAAGAAGCGGTTATCAAAAGAGCTAAGGAACACTTTGAACGTTCTCTAATCAGAATTGATGGTCAGTTAGCAGGAAGTGTGGCAGCTCTTGAACACCCTGCCAATAATGATGCATTGAATTACGGAGAAATTTTTTTAAGGGATAACGTTCCCGTGATGATTTATCTACTCACCCAAAAAAGATATGACATAGTCAAAAAATTCTTAACTGTCTGCCTTGACCTTCAAAGCACTAGTTATCAAACCAGAGGGGTTTTCCCAACAAGCTTTGTTGAAGAAAACAACGAATTAATTGCAGACTATGGGCAAAGATCAATCGGAAGAATTACCTCTGCTGATGCAAGCTTATGGTGGCCAATATTATGTTGGCTTTATGTAAGAAAAAGCAAGGATACAACCTTTGGAATCAGCCAAAAAGTACAACGAGGAATTCAGCTTCTGCTAGATCTTGTTTTGCACCCGACTTTCGAGGGGACCCCTGTTTTATTTGTCCCAGATTGCTCGTTTATGATTGATCGTCCTATGGATGTATGGGGAGCACCTTTAGAAGTAGAAGTTCTTCTTTATGCCTCATTAAGTAGTTGTGTAGAACTAATGGATCTAAGCAGTAAAAATCAAATAAGCAGATTATTAGACCAAAGACTTCTTTTAACAAGGCAATGGGTTCATGATCTGCGCCAATTTCTTCTGAAGCATTACTGGGTAACGAGTAAAACTATGCAAGTCCTAAGAAGAAGACCCACAGAACAATATGGAGAAGATCAACATCAAAACGAATTTAATGTTCAACCTCAGATTGTTCCTTCATGGCTTCAAGATTGGTTGGAAAATAGAGGGGGATATTTAATTGGAAATATTCGAACTGGAAGACCTGATTTCCGTTTTTATAGTCTTGGCAATTCTCTTGCTTGCATGTTTGGTGTCCTCACAGCGCCTCAACAAAGAGCCCTATTTAGATTAGTTCTTCATAATCGAGAACACTTAATGGCCCAAATGCCAATGAGGATATGCCATCCTCCTATGGAAATAGAAGAATGGCAAAATAAAACTGGATCAGACCCTAAAAATTGGCCCTGGAGTTACCACAATGGAGGTCATTGGCCTAGCATTCTTTGGTTTTTTGGTGCGTCAATTCTATTACATGAACAAAGATATCCAAAAGCAGACGTCTTGCTAATGGGGCAAATGCGATCTCTATTAGAAGAATGTTATTGGAGTCATCTCAATCAACTGCCTAGACAAAAATGGGCAGAATATTTTGATGGCCCTACAGGAACATGGGTAGGTCAACAATCAAGAACTTATCAAACATGGACAATTGTTGGATTCTTACTCATGCACCATTTCTTGAAGGTTTCTCCAAAAGACGTATCAATGCTTGATTTAAATAATTAA